A DNA window from Nitrospira sp. contains the following coding sequences:
- a CDS encoding Response regulatory domain-containing protein (MaGe:77310318), whose amino-acid sequence MAFPSPNASRILIVEDEAGPRGVLVALLSRNYQVYTADTATNALRVLAEHPVDLIIEDVGLPDLNGIDLLSELKSHYDRNAKVIMMSGAGTVQSAQDAMSLGAIAYLLKPFNIEELLGLVHDTLEPHVA is encoded by the coding sequence ATGGCTTTCCCTTCTCCCAACGCGTCGCGGATTTTGATCGTGGAGGACGAAGCCGGTCCACGCGGAGTCCTCGTCGCGCTCCTCAGCCGGAACTATCAAGTCTACACCGCAGACACCGCGACGAACGCCCTCCGTGTCCTTGCAGAACATCCCGTCGATCTCATCATCGAAGACGTTGGCCTGCCCGACCTAAACGGAATCGACCTGCTCAGTGAACTCAAATCCCACTACGACAGAAATGCCAAAGTGATCATGATGAGTGGAGCCGGCACCGTCCAGTCAGCCCAAGACGCGATGTCGCTCGGCGCAATCGCCTATTTGCTGAAACCGTTCAACATCGAAGAACTTCTCGGACTCGTACATGACACGCTTGAGCCGCATGTCGCT
- a CDS encoding Shikimate kinase (MaGe:77310319), whose product MKLGIGICGAHRVGKTTLALAASQAANIPFLKTHTSQVFAKHGLDPAKPLPFQTRLSIQQDILTAGETVWNQAAGPFITDRTPLDMAAYTLADIQGATEVNSPALLAYLQHCIDKTNRFFSTLIIVPPGIPLIDEPGKAALQEAYITHIHTLIVGLCHDPQISAKVFQMDRAILSLDNRVQVTLAAFS is encoded by the coding sequence ATGAAACTAGGCATCGGAATTTGCGGAGCGCACCGGGTCGGTAAAACCACACTTGCGCTTGCCGCCAGCCAAGCCGCCAACATTCCATTTCTCAAAACGCACACCAGCCAGGTCTTTGCCAAACATGGACTTGACCCGGCCAAACCGCTGCCCTTTCAAACACGACTCTCGATCCAACAGGACATCCTGACCGCGGGCGAAACCGTCTGGAATCAGGCGGCCGGGCCCTTCATCACCGATCGAACGCCGTTAGACATGGCGGCCTATACGCTGGCCGACATCCAGGGCGCAACCGAGGTGAACTCACCGGCCCTACTCGCCTACCTGCAACACTGCATCGACAAAACCAACCGGTTCTTCTCCACACTCATCATTGTGCCTCCCGGGATTCCCCTGATCGATGAACCGGGAAAAGCCGCGCTCCAGGAGGCATACATCACACATATTCATACACTTATCGTTGGGCTCTGCCATGACCCCCAAATCTCCGCCAAAGTCTTCCAGATGGACCGCGCCATCCTCTCGCTGGATAATCGAGTGCAGGTGACACTAGCCGCCTTCTCATAA
- a CDS encoding hypothetical protein (Evidence 5 : Unknown function; MaGe:77310320), which translates to MMKFFFLAPEQSAAKNQPPPAGISKQIARLTSQPYDASPYEQNTIRRKKQHLLNQKFLHARS; encoded by the coding sequence GTGATGAAGTTCTTCTTTCTCGCGCCGGAACAATCGGCCGCAAAAAATCAACCGCCGCCGGCCGGGATATCAAAACAAATTGCGAGATTGACGTCCCAGCCCTACGACGCTTCGCCATACGAACAGAACACGATACGCCGCAAGAAGCAGCATCTACTCAATCAAAAGTTTCTCCACGCCCGTTCCTAA
- a CDS encoding hypothetical protein (Evidence 4 : Unknown function but conserved in other organisms; MaGe:77310321) encodes MLKTSLKRYFLTGLLVITPIWGTILILKALFVTVDGILGEAVARWVPEYYVPGLGIVTLLVLICSVGLFAANFIGRQIVRTWEDWLNRLPLVRGIYSTLKSMMDILSFSDRGSYHRVVLIQFPKNGHYCFAFVTGVTKSETASLSQEPLIHVYVPTSPNPTSGYFLLVPEREVMSVDISVEEAMKLIVSGGLYTPATSMASVLQADAKWSGVKQPDAGVTIG; translated from the coding sequence ATGTTGAAAACCTCGTTGAAGCGATACTTTCTGACGGGTCTGCTCGTCATTACCCCGATTTGGGGTACGATTCTTATTTTAAAAGCCCTCTTTGTCACCGTGGATGGCATTTTGGGCGAAGCCGTGGCCCGGTGGGTGCCGGAATACTATGTGCCGGGTTTGGGGATTGTGACACTCCTTGTGCTGATCTGTTCGGTCGGGTTGTTTGCCGCAAATTTTATCGGCCGGCAGATTGTGCGGACCTGGGAAGATTGGTTGAACCGTTTGCCGCTGGTTCGCGGGATTTATTCGACACTGAAATCGATGATGGATATCCTCTCGTTTTCCGATCGAGGCTCCTATCACCGGGTGGTGCTCATTCAGTTTCCTAAGAACGGGCACTATTGTTTTGCGTTTGTGACGGGGGTGACGAAATCCGAGACGGCGTCGTTGTCGCAGGAGCCGCTGATTCACGTGTATGTGCCGACGTCGCCGAATCCCACGTCCGGGTACTTTCTCTTGGTGCCGGAACGTGAAGTCATGTCGGTGGATATTTCGGTCGAGGAGGCGATGAAGCTCATCGTTTCAGGAGGGCTCTATACGCCGGCGACCTCAATGGCGTCGGTGTTACAGGCCGATGCGAAGTGGAGTGGCGTAAAGCAACCGGACGCGGGGGTGACCATCGGATGA
- a CDS encoding Aspartyl/glutamyl-tRNA(Asn/Gln) amidotransferase subunit C (MaGe:77310324) → MEITKQEVEKVAKLARLQVTESEVAVFTKQLSQILTHVETLKKYDTDGVQPTATVLGQVNVFRDDAVRPSLSVEQALANAPEREADGFCVPKIID, encoded by the coding sequence GTGGAGATTACCAAGCAGGAAGTTGAGAAGGTGGCGAAGCTGGCTCGGTTGCAAGTGACGGAGAGCGAGGTGGCGGTCTTCACCAAGCAGTTGAGCCAGATTCTGACGCATGTCGAGACGCTCAAGAAATACGATACCGACGGGGTTCAGCCGACGGCGACGGTCTTGGGCCAGGTGAATGTGTTTCGCGACGATGCAGTGCGGCCGTCGCTGTCGGTGGAGCAGGCGCTGGCCAATGCGCCGGAGCGTGAAGCGGACGGATTCTGCGTGCCGAAGATTATCGATTAA
- a CDS encoding Aspartate 1-decarboxylase (MaGe:77310325), producing the protein MFRQMLRSKIHRATVTGAHLEYEGSLTVDEELLEAAGILPYEAVVCSNLNNGERFMTYAITGKRGGGEIILNGPTARKGAAGDQIIIFCYEYYSEEEIKRHAPKIVRVDGKNRIIDAAAKRP; encoded by the coding sequence ATGTTTCGACAGATGTTGCGATCGAAAATTCACCGTGCGACCGTGACCGGCGCGCATTTGGAGTATGAAGGGAGCCTGACGGTTGATGAGGAGCTGCTTGAGGCGGCCGGCATTCTTCCGTATGAGGCCGTCGTCTGCTCGAATCTCAATAACGGCGAACGGTTCATGACCTACGCGATCACCGGCAAGCGGGGTGGCGGAGAAATCATCTTGAACGGGCCGACGGCACGGAAGGGGGCTGCAGGCGATCAAATCATCATCTTCTGCTACGAATACTATAGCGAAGAAGAGATCAAGCGGCACGCGCCCAAGATCGTGCGTGTGGATGGGAAAAACCGCATCATTGATGCAGCGGCGAAACGCCCATGA
- a CDS encoding Glutamyl-tRNA(Gln) amidotransferase subunit A (MaGe:77310326) yields the protein MSLHKLTLCELQRKFTAGEVTAKEIARAYFLRIGQVEPKVRAYVTMQKEQAMAQAAAVDDSLKGWRKTQPMMAMPLAIKDNLCTEGVTTTCSSRMLQNFVPPYDATVIATLRAQGYLLLGKTNLDEFAMGSSTENSAFGPSRNPWNVQCVPGGSSGGSAAAVAADECVAALGSDTGGSIRQPAAFCGVVGLKPTYGRVSRYGLIAFASSLDQIGPITKDVADAAFLLGVIAGHDPMDSTSADVPVPDYTKALKKKDLKKLKVGIPAEFFAEGLDPEVEAAVRAAIEELKSLGGEIKEIQLPRTDAAVAVYYVIATAEASSNLARFDGVKFGLRAKDTKDLLDLYTKTRQEGFGPEVKRRIMLGTYALSSGYYDAYYGKAQAVRTLIRQDFDAAFKEVDLIVTPVTPTPAFKLGEKSDDPLQMYLSDIFTISVNLAGLPAIALPCGFSKAGLPIGMQLIGRAFQEDTLLRAAHAYEQSTQWRAKKPAIR from the coding sequence ATGAGCCTGCACAAGCTGACGCTCTGCGAATTGCAGCGGAAATTCACGGCCGGAGAAGTCACGGCCAAGGAAATTGCGCGCGCCTATTTTCTGCGGATTGGGCAGGTCGAGCCGAAGGTCAGGGCCTATGTGACCATGCAGAAAGAGCAGGCGATGGCCCAGGCGGCGGCGGTGGACGATTCGTTGAAAGGCTGGCGGAAAACCCAGCCGATGATGGCGATGCCGCTGGCGATCAAGGACAACCTCTGCACCGAGGGTGTGACGACCACCTGTAGCTCACGGATGTTGCAGAATTTTGTTCCGCCCTACGATGCGACGGTGATCGCTACGTTGCGGGCGCAGGGATATTTGCTATTGGGGAAGACCAATCTCGATGAGTTCGCGATGGGGTCCTCGACGGAAAACTCGGCGTTCGGCCCCAGTCGCAATCCTTGGAATGTGCAGTGCGTGCCGGGCGGATCGAGTGGCGGATCGGCGGCGGCGGTGGCGGCGGACGAGTGCGTGGCGGCGCTGGGGTCGGATACCGGCGGATCGATTCGGCAGCCGGCGGCGTTTTGCGGCGTGGTCGGCCTGAAACCAACCTATGGGCGGGTGTCGCGCTACGGGCTGATTGCCTTCGCGTCATCCCTCGATCAGATCGGTCCCATCACGAAAGACGTGGCGGATGCCGCATTCCTGCTGGGTGTTATCGCCGGCCACGATCCGATGGATTCGACGTCGGCGGATGTGCCGGTGCCGGATTACACGAAGGCGCTCAAGAAGAAGGACCTGAAAAAATTGAAGGTCGGGATCCCGGCGGAGTTTTTTGCCGAAGGGCTCGATCCGGAAGTCGAAGCGGCGGTCCGCGCTGCGATCGAAGAATTGAAGAGTCTGGGCGGCGAGATTAAAGAAATTCAGCTGCCGAGAACCGATGCAGCGGTGGCGGTGTATTACGTAATTGCGACCGCGGAAGCGAGTTCGAATCTGGCTCGCTTCGATGGAGTGAAGTTCGGCCTTCGTGCGAAGGATACCAAGGATCTGCTGGATCTCTATACCAAGACCAGGCAGGAGGGCTTCGGGCCTGAGGTAAAGCGCCGGATTATGCTGGGGACCTATGCGCTGAGCTCCGGCTACTACGATGCCTATTATGGGAAGGCGCAAGCGGTGCGGACATTGATCCGGCAGGATTTCGATGCGGCCTTCAAAGAAGTCGATCTCATCGTGACGCCGGTCACGCCGACACCGGCCTTCAAGCTGGGTGAAAAGAGTGACGATCCATTGCAGATGTATTTGTCGGATATTTTCACGATCTCCGTCAATTTGGCCGGCCTGCCGGCGATCGCGCTGCCCTGCGGGTTCAGCAAGGCCGGCTTGCCGATCGGCATGCAGCTCATCGGCCGGGCGTTTCAAGAGGACACGTTGTTGCGCGCGGCGCATGCGTATGAGCAGTCCACACAGTGGCGGGCCAAGAAACCGGCGATCCGGTAA
- a CDS encoding hypothetical protein (Evidence 4 : Unknown function but conserved in other organisms; MaGe:77310327), with protein sequence MTIIEVVAIVIAIACAVLVGYLVPVLIQVRKTVAETEQLLAKINADIPPLVVDLRSMSQNLNDLADQARGGVEHAAVLLHAMGEVGESVQQVHNAVRGTPGVLLANAASLVAGFKAATQVVRERTRQDGETHHDKGGHYNGG encoded by the coding sequence ATGACCATCATTGAAGTTGTTGCTATCGTGATTGCCATTGCGTGCGCGGTGCTGGTGGGCTATCTCGTTCCGGTGCTGATTCAGGTTCGGAAGACTGTGGCTGAGACCGAACAGCTGTTGGCGAAAATAAACGCCGATATCCCGCCGCTCGTGGTCGATCTGCGCAGCATGAGCCAGAATTTGAACGATCTGGCGGATCAGGCCCGTGGCGGGGTCGAACATGCGGCGGTGTTGCTGCATGCCATGGGCGAAGTCGGCGAATCGGTGCAGCAGGTGCATAATGCCGTGCGTGGGACGCCCGGCGTCTTGCTGGCCAATGCAGCCAGCCTAGTCGCAGGATTCAAGGCCGCCACGCAAGTCGTACGCGAGCGGACGAGGCAGGACGGAGAAACCCATCATGATAAAGGAGGGCACTACAATGGCGGATGA
- a CDS encoding YtxH domain-containing protein (MaGe:77310328), producing MADERGSSATVLVAFLSGAALGAVAALLLAPQSGRESREQLRGYARRAEDNLRDFAGRAEDNLRDLAGRAGETFDEVVEQGKEYVDAKKSVLREAFEAGRDAMKRERDRIRGEEQA from the coding sequence ATGGCGGATGAAAGAGGATCTTCGGCAACCGTATTGGTAGCGTTTTTGAGCGGCGCCGCATTAGGCGCGGTCGCGGCCTTGTTGTTGGCGCCGCAATCGGGCCGTGAGTCCCGCGAGCAGCTTCGGGGATATGCGCGCCGTGCGGAGGATAACTTGCGGGATTTTGCCGGTCGCGCCGAAGACAATCTACGCGACTTGGCCGGCCGGGCCGGTGAGACGTTCGATGAGGTGGTCGAGCAGGGCAAGGAATATGTCGACGCGAAAAAGTCGGTGCTGCGGGAGGCTTTCGAGGCCGGCCGGGATGCGATGAAGCGCGAGCGCGACCGTATCCGTGGAGAGGAACAGGCCTGA
- a CDS encoding Aspartyl/glutamyl-tRNA(Asn/Gln) amidotransferase subunit B (MaGe:77310329) — translation MIYEVVIGVEVHAQLRTKTKMFCGCSTTFGRSPNSQTCPVCLGLPGTLPVINRAAVEMAVRAGLALNCTIGANNQFDRKNYFYPDLPKGYQISQYESPICEHGWIEVAVGDGKKRVKIRRAHLEEDAGKNVHETGTSGSRVDLNRAGTPLLEIVTEPDMRSADEVVAYLKGLRDILMYLDVCDGNMDEGSFRCEPNLSLRPLGQKEFGTKVELKNINSFKFVKDAVEYEIKRQTKVLSEGGKIFQETRLWNLERGETAVMRSKEEAHDYRYFPDPDLVPLKLEKEWIEGFRGSVPELPAARVGRFVREYGLPEYDAAVLTVSKGIADYFEACVTLFHQPKTVSNWVMGELTRELNLSGTDIAASPVTPERLVDLLQLVEKGTVSLKVAREIFPELYRSGKTPEQIVQDKGLTQVSDEGALDAIIADVLAKNPAQVAQLKEGKQQVLGFLVGQVMKASGGKANPGKVNELLKKKFSS, via the coding sequence ATGATCTACGAAGTGGTGATCGGGGTCGAGGTGCATGCGCAGTTGCGCACGAAGACCAAGATGTTCTGCGGATGCAGCACGACGTTTGGCCGTTCGCCGAACAGCCAGACCTGTCCGGTCTGTCTGGGGCTGCCGGGCACCTTGCCGGTCATCAATCGCGCCGCCGTTGAAATGGCCGTGCGAGCGGGGCTGGCCTTGAACTGCACGATCGGCGCGAATAATCAATTCGACCGGAAGAACTATTTCTATCCCGATCTTCCCAAGGGCTATCAAATTTCCCAGTACGAGTCGCCGATTTGCGAACATGGCTGGATTGAGGTCGCCGTCGGCGACGGCAAAAAGCGCGTCAAGATCCGGCGTGCCCATCTGGAAGAGGATGCCGGAAAGAACGTGCATGAGACCGGCACCAGCGGCAGCCGCGTCGATTTGAATCGCGCCGGGACGCCGCTATTGGAAATCGTGACGGAGCCGGACATGCGGTCGGCCGACGAAGTCGTCGCCTACTTGAAAGGCTTGCGGGATATTCTGATGTATCTCGATGTCTGCGACGGCAATATGGACGAAGGCAGTTTTCGGTGCGAACCGAATCTGTCGCTTCGTCCGTTGGGCCAGAAAGAATTCGGCACGAAGGTCGAGCTGAAGAATATCAATTCGTTCAAGTTCGTGAAGGATGCCGTGGAATACGAGATCAAGCGGCAAACCAAGGTGCTGAGCGAGGGTGGAAAGATATTTCAGGAGACGCGCCTCTGGAATCTCGAACGGGGAGAAACGGCGGTGATGCGCTCGAAAGAAGAGGCGCACGACTACCGCTACTTCCCCGATCCGGATCTGGTGCCGTTGAAGCTTGAGAAGGAATGGATCGAAGGATTTCGTGGCAGCGTGCCGGAGTTACCGGCTGCGCGGGTCGGCCGATTCGTTCGCGAGTATGGGCTGCCCGAATACGATGCGGCGGTGCTGACGGTGTCCAAAGGCATTGCCGATTATTTTGAAGCCTGCGTGACGCTCTTCCATCAGCCCAAGACAGTCAGCAATTGGGTGATGGGCGAGCTGACGCGGGAATTGAATCTCTCGGGAACCGATATCGCGGCATCCCCTGTGACGCCTGAACGATTGGTCGATTTACTGCAGCTGGTGGAGAAGGGGACGGTCAGCTTGAAGGTCGCGCGCGAGATTTTCCCCGAACTGTATCGCAGCGGGAAAACGCCGGAGCAGATCGTTCAGGACAAAGGATTGACGCAGGTGTCCGACGAAGGCGCGCTCGACGCAATCATCGCCGACGTGCTGGCCAAGAATCCGGCGCAGGTGGCGCAGCTCAAGGAAGGGAAGCAGCAAGTGCTGGGCTTCCTGGTCGGGCAGGTGATGAAGGCCAGTGGCGGCAAGGCGAATCCCGGCAAGGTAAATGAGTTGTTGAAGAAGAAGTTCAGCAGTTAG
- a CDS encoding Cell division protein FtsB -like (MaGe:77310331) codes for MIIKQNRGRVWLDWQRRMGTVGQVAGVGACLWLLVAFCFGEMGLPRYLAMREQVAQLDRDLLALRRDNGGLRGEIARLQHDPAKIEQLARERLGYVRKGETVYQLSPDPAKDRSRQETP; via the coding sequence ATGATCATTAAACAAAATCGCGGGAGAGTGTGGCTCGATTGGCAACGGCGCATGGGCACGGTGGGCCAGGTCGCCGGTGTCGGAGCGTGCCTGTGGCTGCTGGTTGCCTTTTGCTTTGGAGAGATGGGATTGCCGCGGTATCTGGCGATGCGCGAGCAGGTGGCTCAATTGGATCGGGATCTGCTGGCGCTGCGCCGAGACAACGGTGGGCTGCGCGGAGAAATCGCCCGGTTGCAACATGATCCGGCCAAGATTGAGCAACTCGCTCGCGAGCGATTGGGCTATGTGCGCAAGGGAGAAACGGTATATCAGCTGTCTCCCGACCCTGCGAAGGATCGATCGCGCCAGGAGACACCATGA
- a CDS encoding membrane-associated, 16S rRNA-binding GTPase (Evidence 2a : Function from experimental evidences in other organisms; PubMedId 10411886, 1526446, 3097637, 3895158, 7729673, 8057845; Product type e : enzyme; MaGe:77310332) has protein sequence MKFGTVAIIGRSNVGKSTLLNRLLGEKVAIVSNKPQTTRTRILGVAHVPGAQIAFLDTPGLHKPDHLLNRRMVRTTVEALDDADLLYVIMESLHLPGPGDLAAVTHVKTAVAKHPRPVILVVTKVDAINKIKLLPVLEAYGRLFPWTEVVPVSAEDGDNIDRLLEVTVAHLPEGEGVYNEDMLTDQSMRTLAAELIREKILAATEQEVPYSVAVEIEEFVEESKITRIRATILVEWDTQKGIVIGKHGERLKLISTQARQDMERLFDMKVFLEVWVKVREDWREDERTLVELGY, from the coding sequence ATGAAATTCGGGACCGTTGCGATTATTGGCCGCTCCAATGTGGGGAAGTCCACGTTGCTGAACCGGTTGCTCGGAGAAAAGGTCGCGATTGTTTCGAATAAACCGCAGACGACCCGCACGCGCATTCTTGGGGTGGCGCATGTGCCGGGCGCGCAGATTGCGTTTTTGGATACGCCGGGGCTGCATAAGCCGGATCACTTGCTGAACCGGCGGATGGTGCGGACGACGGTGGAAGCGCTGGACGATGCCGATTTGCTGTATGTGATTATGGAATCGCTTCATCTGCCCGGGCCCGGCGACTTGGCCGCGGTGACCCATGTGAAAACGGCAGTGGCCAAACACCCTCGACCGGTCATTTTGGTAGTCACGAAGGTGGATGCGATCAACAAGATTAAGCTGCTGCCGGTGCTGGAGGCCTATGGAAGGCTGTTCCCCTGGACTGAAGTGGTGCCGGTGTCTGCGGAGGACGGGGATAATATCGATCGTTTGCTAGAGGTGACGGTCGCCCATTTGCCTGAGGGCGAAGGCGTGTATAACGAGGACATGCTCACGGACCAGTCCATGCGCACGCTGGCGGCGGAATTGATTCGCGAGAAAATTCTTGCGGCAACGGAGCAGGAGGTGCCCTATTCCGTTGCGGTCGAGATCGAAGAGTTTGTCGAGGAGAGCAAGATTACGCGGATCCGGGCGACGATTCTGGTCGAGTGGGACACTCAGAAAGGGATTGTGATCGGCAAGCATGGCGAGCGCTTGAAGCTGATTAGCACGCAGGCGCGCCAGGATATGGAACGTCTGTTCGACATGAAGGTGTTTTTGGAAGTCTGGGTCAAGGTCCGGGAAGACTGGCGCGAAGACGAGCGCACCCTCGTGGAGCTCGGGTACTAA
- a CDS encoding Magnesium transporter MgtE (MaGe:77310333) translates to MPTEQSTDPQSPDARLRASERDVLRDALRDQSERGQTKSDIILLSVQRLLRRGAITNLSKMLGRMHPADAARVITHLSSPKEKREVFELVRGEAKRGQVLSELDGDSIQQVLADLLHSDIAWLLKDLGPDDVAYILGFLPEERGKDILALMKTEDSTEVADILKYPKDTAGGIMTTEFFSLPEDATAQEAIRRLQQATDAEMVFYIYVTDKDEHLVGVLSLRQLLTVPPSTPLKNIMTRDVMNVAVDMDQEEVARQVASYNLLAIPVVEKDGKLAGIITVDDVVDVIREEATEDMLKMAGAIEEDSVSKSSSFGAAKLRLPWLFTNLIGSLLSGAILWYFRMTLQEVVAIVSFIPVIAAMGGNVGLQSSTLIIRGMATGVVELSDVRTVFFREVKVGLLMGLACGVMLTLVGWVWHQAFLGMVVGVSLVIAFLVSTSLATIMPVVLKRMGVDPAVAAGPFVTTANDITGITIYLSLATLFLDHLR, encoded by the coding sequence TTGCCTACGGAACAATCAACCGATCCGCAATCGCCCGATGCTCGTCTGCGCGCGTCCGAGCGAGATGTGTTGCGGGATGCGCTTCGGGACCAGTCGGAACGTGGGCAGACGAAGTCTGATATTATTTTGCTCTCCGTGCAGCGCCTGTTGCGACGCGGGGCGATCACGAACCTGTCGAAGATGCTCGGCCGGATGCATCCGGCCGACGCCGCCAGAGTCATCACGCACCTAAGTTCTCCCAAAGAAAAGCGCGAAGTGTTTGAGCTCGTTCGCGGCGAAGCCAAGCGCGGCCAGGTCTTGAGCGAGCTGGACGGCGATAGCATTCAGCAGGTCTTGGCCGATCTGCTGCATTCCGATATCGCCTGGCTGTTGAAAGATCTGGGGCCTGACGACGTCGCCTATATTTTGGGGTTCCTCCCGGAAGAGCGGGGCAAAGACATTCTTGCGCTGATGAAGACGGAGGACTCGACGGAAGTCGCCGATATTCTCAAGTATCCCAAGGATACGGCCGGCGGCATCATGACGACGGAGTTCTTTTCGCTGCCTGAAGATGCGACGGCGCAAGAGGCCATCCGCCGGTTGCAGCAGGCCACCGATGCGGAAATGGTGTTCTATATTTATGTGACCGACAAGGATGAGCATCTGGTCGGAGTTCTGTCGCTTCGGCAGCTCTTGACGGTTCCCCCGAGCACGCCGCTGAAAAATATTATGACGCGCGATGTGATGAATGTCGCGGTCGATATGGACCAGGAGGAAGTGGCCCGCCAGGTCGCGAGTTATAACCTGCTGGCGATTCCCGTAGTGGAGAAAGATGGGAAGCTCGCGGGGATCATCACGGTCGATGACGTGGTGGACGTCATTCGCGAAGAGGCCACGGAAGACATGCTGAAAATGGCCGGCGCGATCGAGGAGGACTCGGTCTCGAAGTCGTCCAGTTTCGGCGCGGCAAAACTGCGGCTGCCCTGGCTGTTTACCAATTTGATCGGCAGTCTCTTGTCCGGCGCGATTCTTTGGTATTTTAGAATGACGCTGCAAGAGGTGGTGGCAATCGTCAGCTTTATTCCGGTCATTGCGGCGATGGGCGGGAATGTGGGATTGCAGTCGTCGACGCTGATCATTCGCGGCATGGCGACAGGCGTGGTCGAATTGTCGGACGTGCGCACGGTGTTTTTTCGTGAGGTCAAGGTTGGGCTCTTGATGGGTTTGGCCTGCGGTGTGATGCTGACATTGGTCGGATGGGTCTGGCATCAGGCCTTTCTAGGCATGGTGGTCGGGGTATCGCTGGTGATCGCATTCCTGGTTTCGACGAGTCTGGCGACGATTATGCCGGTCGTGTTGAAGCGCATGGGTGTCGATCCTGCTGTCGCCGCCGGGCCCTTTGTGACGACGGCCAACGATATTACGGGCATCACCATCTATCTCTCGTTGGCCACGCTGTTTTTAGACCATCTGCGGTAA
- a CDS encoding DNA repair protein RecO (MaGe:77310334), whose protein sequence is MPLVKTSAIILKSRRWGEADRIVTLYSKELGKIRGVARGARRFKSPFGATLEPFTRCHLDLFEKPGDSLYRISHVDLIESFQPLREELLLMACAARMVNVVGAVTPDGDPDARLFETLGQGLRLLKGSRDPALLALLFQIRLLGLTGFRPQTDHCAACGKIGVTADPQFSPQAGGFVCFLCATRQLSRCVAMSRGSLSFLQQAIRLNPELVVRLSATGQVRTEVERAIEGYVTVVAGRRLPPVDFLASMSSV, encoded by the coding sequence ATGCCTCTCGTAAAAACGTCTGCGATTATCCTCAAAAGCCGCCGGTGGGGTGAAGCCGACCGGATTGTGACGCTCTACTCGAAAGAGTTGGGGAAAATTCGTGGCGTTGCGCGCGGGGCTCGACGATTCAAAAGTCCTTTCGGGGCTACGCTTGAGCCGTTTACCCGCTGCCATCTGGATTTATTCGAGAAACCGGGTGATTCTCTCTATCGGATTTCTCATGTCGATCTGATCGAATCCTTTCAGCCGCTTCGCGAGGAATTGCTGCTGATGGCTTGTGCGGCGCGGATGGTCAATGTGGTGGGAGCGGTTACGCCGGACGGCGATCCGGATGCGAGACTCTTTGAGACGTTAGGCCAGGGGTTGAGGCTATTGAAGGGAAGCCGAGACCCGGCTTTGCTGGCATTGCTGTTTCAGATTCGCTTGCTGGGGCTGACGGGGTTTCGTCCGCAGACCGATCACTGTGCGGCTTGTGGGAAAATCGGTGTCACAGCGGATCCGCAGTTTTCTCCGCAGGCGGGCGGATTTGTCTGTTTCCTCTGTGCGACGCGACAACTAAGCCGTTGTGTGGCGATGTCTCGCGGGAGTTTGTCGTTTCTGCAGCAGGCCATTCGGTTGAATCCTGAACTGGTTGTCCGGCTGTCGGCGACGGGCCAGGTGCGAACTGAAGTCGAGCGGGCGATCGAGGGCTATGTAACAGTGGTGGCTGGCCGCCGGTTGCCGCCGGTCGATTTCTTGGCGTCGATGTCTTCGGTCTGA